One Tissierellales bacterium genomic window, CTGCATAACATATCTCTAAGCATAGATTAAGTGATGGATTATACTCACCTTTTTCTATTAAGCTAATAGTTTGACGTGTTACTTCTGCTTTATCAGCCAATTCTTGTTGAGTCATACCAGCCTCTAGTCGAGCTAATTTAACACTATTTATCATTTGTTTGCCTCCTTAGAATTATCGTAATATATATCTTCCAT contains:
- a CDS encoding helix-turn-helix transcriptional regulator, giving the protein MINSVKLARLEAGMTQQELADKAEVTRQTISLIEKGEYNPSLNLCLEICYAVNKSLDDLFWIDKERGKNEEN